The genomic DNA GGGTTTTTCTAGCCCTAAGTTTCCATTTATCTCTCAGCGGCTAAGTTTCTTAAGGGTTTTAGAATACGATGATCGGCACTTTGCTTATTAATTAAGCACATTTTGGGAAATTGCCGATATTTTGAGGAGATTGGACCTCTCAACTATTGGTCAAGCTTCCAAAAACAAAAATAAAATAGAAATATTCGTAAAAATTACATTCTAAAGATCGCATAGGAGGGCTTCTGCCCTCTCACGGAAAGATCCGAATATAGCGCGAGGCCTAGCGATTCACGAGTTCGCGCCGGGTCCAAAACTCCATCATCCCAGAGCCTTGCAGTAGAATACAGATAAGAAGAACGATTCTCGTAATCTTCCAAAATGGGTTTCCGAAAAAGTTCCTGTTCTTTCTCTGACAAAGTTTTTCCTTCTTTTTCCAGTTGATCCATTTTTACCGTAAGCAAAACATTCGAGGCCTGCTCACCTCCCATAACGGAAATACGGGCGTTGGGCCACATCCAAAGGAACCTCGGGCCGAAAGCTCTCCCGCACATTCCATAATTCCCGGCACCATAAGAACCGCCGATCACCACAGTGTATTTCGGAACCACCGAAGTCGAAACCGCGTTTACCATCTTCGCACCGTCTTTCGCTATCCCGGAATTTTCATATTTCTTACCGACCATAAAACCGGTGATATTCTGTAGAAAGATCAGAGGAATATCTCTCTGATTGCAAAGCTCGATAAAATGAGCCGCTTTGAGAGAACTTTCGGAAAAAAGCACACCGTTGTTTGCGACTATGCCGACTAACTTTCCGTAAATATTTGCAAACCCCGTAACGATAGTCGTACCGTAATTTTTCTTGAATTCTTGAAATCGAGAACCGTCTACGATCCGAGCGATTACTTCTCTCACGTCGTACGGTTTGCGAATATCTTTCTGAATGATTCCGTAAATTTCGTCCGCAGGATATAGCGGTTCTTCGTACGAAATGGATTGGATCAACGAATTTCCCGCTGAACCCAATGTAGAAA from Leptospira fainei serovar Hurstbridge str. BUT 6 includes the following:
- a CDS encoding carboxyl transferase domain-containing protein encodes the protein MEVLESQIRTSSSEYKENYEDLSKRVEATRRLLEKVRKGGGDKAIQRHKSRGKLTARERVEGLLDPGTPFLEFSGLAGQEVYADEVPAAGIVTGIGRICGTPCVIVANDATVKGGTYYPMTVKKHIRAQEIARENRLPCIYLVDSGGAFLPMQDEVFPDKEHFGRIFYNQANLSREGIPQISIVMGSCTAGGAYIPAMSDESVIVRGNGTIFLGGPPLVKAATGEIVTPEELGGADVHCRISGVTDHLAENDTHALEIARHIVSTLGSAGNSLIQSISYEEPLYPADEIYGIIQKDIRKPYDVREVIARIVDGSRFQEFKKNYGTTIVTGFANIYGKLVGIVANNGVLFSESSLKAAHFIELCNQRDIPLIFLQNITGFMVGKKYENSGIAKDGAKMVNAVSTSVVPKYTVVIGGSYGAGNYGMCGRAFGPRFLWMWPNARISVMGGEQASNVLLTVKMDQLEKEGKTLSEKEQELFRKPILEDYENRSSYLYSTARLWDDGVLDPARTRESLGLALYSDLSVRGQKPSYAIFRM